From one Triticum aestivum cultivar Chinese Spring chromosome 4B, IWGSC CS RefSeq v2.1, whole genome shotgun sequence genomic stretch:
- the LOC123091400 gene encoding DNA-directed RNA polymerases I and III subunit RPAC2 — MEHGSVADSSASTFSIMEEDHTLANSVRFVLNQDPRVAFCGYSIPHPADNKVNIRVQTTGDPAKDVMKDALQDLMVMGQHVRGTFDKAVADFKSKMPAEQMDVDLNQQ, encoded by the exons ATGGAGCACGGTTCGGTGGCGGATTCGAGCGCGTCGACCTTCTCCATCATGGAGGAGGATCACACCCTCGCCAACTCCGTCAGATTTGTCCTCAACCAGGA CCCAAGGGTAGCATTTTGTGGATATAGCATCCCTCATCCTGCTGACAACAAAGTCAACATAAGAGTTCAGACTACAG GAGATCCAGCAAAGGATGTAATGAAAGATGCTTTACAGGACTTGATGGTGATGGGCCAGCATGTTAGAGGGACTTTTGACAAAGCAGTGGCTGATTTTAAATCAAAGATGCCTGCAGAACAAATGGATGTTGATTTGAATCAGCAATGA
- the LOC123091399 gene encoding uncharacterized protein At4g06598, with product MMMANAKLQKQALLPPRSPFPTAASPSPYADHGPIARPQGATHHRFGHGHGHGHHQRTSSESIIEEQPSWLDDLLDEPETPVRRAGHRRSSSDSFALFDGSAASGAFANGFEEMGGGGQAAPWGGVQEYYAKPSSYGRPQGRPWEQGMPNLAGYRPGPPVLVREKLGGHHGPLSASRDHEHAMDKRALDELGAERKEGVLPKYAQSEADTKRAKQQYAQRSRVRKLQYIAELEGKVQSLQSEGIEVSAEMEFLTQQNIMLDLENKALKQRLESIAQEQVIKRVQQEMFEREIGRLRSLYQQQQQPPQPPTLARSNSRDLDSQFASMSLKHKDPNSGRDAVSGPLRT from the exons ATGATGATGGCGAACGCGAAACTCCAGAAGCAGGCGCTGCTGCCGCCGCGTAGCCCGTTCCCGACGGCAGCGTCGCCGTCCCCGTACGCAGACCATGGCCCGATCGCCCGGCCACAGGGCGCCACGCACCACCGCTTTGGCCATGGCCACGGCCATGGGCATCACCAGCGCACGTCGTCTGAGAGCATCATTGAGGAGCAGCCGTCGTGGCTTGACGACCTGCTCGACGAGCCTGAGACGCCCGTGCGCCGCGCGGGACACCGCAGGTCGTCGAGCGACTCTTTTGCTCTGTTCGACGGAAGCGCTGCCTCTGGCGCATTTGCCAATGGTTTTGAGGAGATGGGGGGAGGTGGGCAGGCTGCCCCATGGGGTGGCGTGCAGGAGTACTATGCCAAGCCAAGCTCATACGGGAGGCCGCAGGGCCGGCCATGGGAACAAGGCATGCCGAATTTGGCAGGTTACAGGCCAGGGCCGCCGGTGCTGGTGAGGGAGAAGCTGGGTGGGCATCACGGGCCACTGAGTGCGTCGAGGGATCATGAACATGCCATGGACAAAAGAGCTCTTGATGAACTTGGGGCAGAGAGGAAGGAGGGTGTGCTGCCAAAGTATGCACAATCGGAGGCGGACACCAAGCGTGCTAAACA GCAATATGCTCAAAGGTCTCGTGTTCGAAAACTCCAGTATATTGCCGAGCTTGAGGGTAAAGTCCAATCATTACAG TCAGAAGGGATAGAAGTGTCTGCTGAAATGGAGTTTCTTACTCAACAAAATATAATGCTAGACTTGGAAAACAAAGCCTTGAAGCAAAGGCTGGAGAGTATAGCACAGGAGCAAGTAATTAAACGTG TTCAACAGGAGATGTTTGAGCGGGAAATCGGTCGTCTCAGGTCATTgtatcagcagcagcaacagccacCACAGCCTCCTACTCTTGCTCGTAGTAACAGCAGAGACCTTGACTCACAGTTTGCAAGCATGTCTTTGAAACACAAAGACCCCAACTCTGGGCGTGACGCTGTCTCTGGGCCTCTTCGTACTTAG